From a single Sediminibacterium sp. KACHI17 genomic region:
- a CDS encoding inositol-3-phosphate synthase yields the protein MKEQIQPANGKLGILLPGLGAVATTVIAGVVAVNKGLAEPIGALTQMGNIRLGKRTENRYPLIKDFVPLAPLQDVVFGGWDVYSDNVYEAAMNAKVLESSLLNAIKPELEAIKPMKAVFDKSYVKNLDGTHIKQAATKWDLANEVINDIENFKTAHGCDRVVIVWCGSTERYIEQSAVHETIESFEAGLKNNDSAISPSMIYAYAAIKIGVPYANGAPNLTCDIPALIELSKETNTPIGGKDFKTGQTLMKTILAPGLHARALGVRGWFSTNILGNRDGLVLDDPDNFKTKEVSKLSVLEDILQPDINPKLYGDLYHKVRINYYPPHGDNKESWDNIDIFGWLGYSMQIKINFLCRDSILAAPIVLDLAIFMDLAKRANMSGIQEWLSFYFKSPQTAPGLRPEHDIFKQLIKLQNTLRHMMGEDLITHLGLDYYQDLVEAL from the coding sequence ATGAAAGAACAAATCCAACCTGCAAATGGCAAACTGGGTATCCTTCTTCCCGGCTTGGGAGCTGTGGCTACCACTGTTATTGCGGGCGTTGTGGCTGTGAACAAAGGCCTTGCTGAACCCATTGGCGCGCTTACACAAATGGGAAATATCCGTTTAGGAAAAAGAACTGAGAATCGTTATCCACTCATTAAAGATTTTGTACCTCTGGCACCTTTACAGGATGTGGTATTTGGTGGCTGGGATGTGTATAGTGATAATGTATATGAAGCAGCGATGAATGCAAAAGTGCTAGAATCTTCATTACTCAATGCGATCAAGCCTGAACTGGAAGCCATCAAACCTATGAAGGCTGTTTTTGATAAGTCTTATGTTAAGAATCTAGATGGTACACATATTAAACAAGCGGCTACTAAATGGGATCTGGCAAATGAAGTGATCAATGACATTGAAAACTTTAAAACTGCCCATGGTTGCGATCGCGTTGTGATTGTTTGGTGTGGTTCTACTGAAAGATATATTGAGCAATCAGCCGTTCATGAAACCATCGAATCATTTGAAGCCGGACTGAAAAACAATGATTCTGCTATTTCTCCAAGTATGATCTATGCATATGCAGCAATTAAGATCGGCGTTCCTTATGCGAATGGAGCACCTAACCTTACTTGTGATATTCCTGCATTGATTGAACTGTCAAAAGAAACCAATACACCGATCGGTGGTAAAGATTTCAAGACCGGACAAACCTTGATGAAAACCATTCTGGCACCGGGCTTACACGCACGTGCATTGGGTGTTCGTGGATGGTTCTCTACCAATATCCTCGGTAACAGAGACGGATTGGTATTGGATGATCCGGATAACTTTAAAACAAAAGAAGTATCTAAGTTGAGCGTATTGGAAGATATCCTTCAACCAGATATCAATCCGAAATTATATGGTGATCTGTATCATAAAGTAAGGATCAACTATTATCCTCCACACGGTGATAATAAAGAGAGCTGGGATAACATCGACATTTTTGGATGGCTGGGTTATTCAATGCAGATCAAGATCAACTTCTTGTGTCGTGATTCAATTTTAGCTGCACCGATCGTATTAGACCTCGCCATCTTCATGGATCTGGCTAAACGTGCTAATATGAGTGGTATTCAGGAGTGGTTGTCTTTTTACTTCAAGTCGCCACAAACTGCACCAGGATTAAGACCGGAGCACGATATTTTCAAACAACTCATCAAGTTGCAGAATACACTGCGTCATATGATGGGAGAGGATTTGATCACTCACTTAGGTCTTGATTATTATCAGGATCTGGTGGAAGCATTGTAA
- a CDS encoding TetR/AcrR family transcriptional regulator — protein MIVTQKEEIVKDDILKEAQKLFQQFGLKKTTMEDIARSMGKGKSTLYYYYCSKEEIFDAVISKEMAEVFNEAKDAAEKAQSAEDKLRVFTITKIKALQKKSNLYRVVRGEMQENNRCMKHVHTEYDQQEVRLVKNILSFGIKNGEFSSSIKKDLDILPSVVVSSLRGLEFDLFAGNKYPKLETRIDSIVSIMVKGIKK, from the coding sequence ATGATAGTAACGCAGAAAGAAGAGATCGTTAAAGACGACATCCTGAAAGAGGCGCAGAAATTATTCCAACAATTTGGTCTGAAAAAAACCACCATGGAGGATATCGCTAGGTCCATGGGCAAAGGTAAAAGCACCTTATATTATTACTATTGCAGTAAGGAAGAGATATTTGACGCCGTCATTAGTAAAGAAATGGCGGAGGTCTTCAATGAAGCAAAAGATGCGGCGGAAAAAGCCCAATCTGCGGAAGACAAGCTCAGGGTCTTCACCATTACCAAGATCAAAGCGCTTCAAAAAAAATCAAATTTATACAGGGTAGTACGTGGAGAAATGCAGGAAAACAATCGGTGCATGAAACACGTACATACAGAGTATGATCAACAAGAGGTCAGGCTGGTAAAGAATATTCTCAGTTTTGGCATTAAAAACGGGGAGTTCAGCAGTTCCATCAAAAAGGACCTGGATATTTTGCCGTCAGTGGTCGTGAGCTCTTTACGTGGACTTGAATTTGACCTGTTTGCGGGAAATAAATATCCGAAACTGGAGACCAGGATCGATTCGATCGTAAGTATTATGGTAAAAGGCATAAAAAAATAA
- a CDS encoding DUF502 domain-containing protein codes for MSNVDVKNSLRVYLKKLLQYFFQGMIVLAPIGITLWVVVGLFRWIDGFLPNLINSLFPDLLEKDAAGNLRSLPGLGFIVVIALVLLVGWISSLFVVGRLVTLLDTVLEKTPGIKFIYSSVKDFLEAFAGNKKKFDKPVLVNVDGADVWRIGFITQQSSEEFGLHNHVTVYVPHSYAISGITYFVPKEKIKSLPDISAADAMKYTVSGGVTDVE; via the coding sequence ATGAGTAATGTGGATGTAAAAAACAGTCTTCGTGTATATCTCAAGAAACTGTTGCAATATTTTTTTCAGGGGATGATCGTACTGGCACCCATTGGTATTACACTTTGGGTGGTGGTTGGCTTATTTCGCTGGATCGATGGGTTTCTTCCCAATCTCATTAACTCTCTTTTCCCTGACCTACTCGAAAAAGATGCTGCCGGTAATTTAAGAAGCTTACCAGGATTGGGTTTTATTGTTGTGATCGCTCTGGTATTGCTCGTTGGATGGATCTCTTCTCTTTTTGTGGTCGGACGTTTAGTGACGTTATTAGATACAGTTCTTGAAAAAACGCCGGGTATCAAATTCATTTATTCATCTGTCAAAGATTTTCTGGAAGCTTTTGCCGGTAATAAAAAGAAATTCGATAAACCCGTACTCGTGAATGTAGATGGTGCTGATGTATGGCGTATTGGCTTCATCACTCAACAATCTTCTGAAGAGTTCGGTCTGCATAACCATGTAACTGTTTATGTGCCACACTCTTATGCCATTTCCGGTATCACTTATTTTGTGCCCAAAGAAAAGATCAAATCACTCCCCGACATCAGCGCCGCCGATGCCATGAAGTATACAGTATCAGGTGGCGTTACGGATGTAGAGTAG
- a CDS encoding TetR/AcrR family transcriptional regulator has translation METQERILIKAHELFMRYGLRSVSMDEIANHLGMSKKTIYQYYADKDALVDGTIDIEIERSKNDCTGHRNQSENAIHEIFMAVDMVQEMLKHMNPSLMFDLEKYHPKAYKKFLDHKNKFFHEVIKSNLEWGIQEGLYREDIHVELLTRFRLVTMFFMFDKENFPASKFTPGQVIAEITDNFLFGMATAKGQKLILKYKQQRQKK, from the coding sequence ATGGAAACGCAGGAAAGAATATTGATCAAAGCGCATGAATTATTCATGCGATATGGGCTCAGAAGTGTGAGTATGGATGAGATCGCCAATCATCTGGGCATGAGCAAGAAGACCATATACCAGTATTATGCAGACAAAGATGCGTTGGTAGATGGTACGATTGATATCGAGATCGAAAGAAGTAAAAACGACTGTACCGGTCACAGAAATCAAAGTGAAAATGCCATTCATGAGATTTTCATGGCGGTAGACATGGTTCAGGAAATGCTGAAGCACATGAATCCTTCACTCATGTTCGACTTGGAAAAATATCATCCAAAAGCCTATAAAAAATTCCTGGATCACAAGAATAAATTCTTCCATGAAGTGATCAAAAGTAATTTGGAGTGGGGTATACAAGAAGGGTTATACCGTGAAGATATTCATGTAGAGTTATTGACACGGTTTCGGTTGGTTACCATGTTTTTCATGTTTGACAAAGAGAATTTTCCCGCTTCCAAATTTACACCGGGCCAGGTGATAGCAGAGATCACCGATAATTTTCTGTTTGGAATGGCAACAGCAAAAGGACAAAAACTGATTTTAAAATACAAGCAACAAAGACAAAAAAAATAA
- a CDS encoding TolC family protein, whose amino-acid sequence MHERRISRLVLLMGLALISILTNAQNPAKHEFTIQQCVDYANKNNVQVKNALLNIQVQNQTNRDITAAALPTVTGNVSGNDYLQLPVSLLPGEFFGGAAGTFIPVRFGVKYNASATVQVQQLLFDGQVFIGLQARRTSMEFQTKNKEVTEEMIKTNIHKIYYQLVVSKTQIDLLDANINRLSKLENDTRELYKNGFAEKLDLDKIAVQVANLQTEKLKALNSIDLGYMGLKTLMGMPVNDTLILTDRLSEDQISKDFTLDTAYNYADRKDFQYLSLGKKLNEFNIKRYQLSYLPTVALSGSYTKNAQRNKFDFFGKGDWFTTSFIGVNVSIPIFDGFGRDARIKKARFELKQTENQIDNLKLSIDNEVAQSRVNFKTAIATMNFQKKNMQLAESVYNQTKKKYEVGTGSNTEITAAQTDLVTAQTNYISALYSAIIARVDYLKAIGKL is encoded by the coding sequence ATGCACGAAAGAAGGATCTCAAGATTGGTTTTACTGATGGGGCTGGCATTGATAAGTATTCTTACCAACGCTCAAAATCCTGCAAAGCATGAATTTACCATTCAGCAATGCGTTGATTATGCCAATAAAAACAATGTTCAGGTAAAAAATGCATTGTTGAATATTCAGGTGCAAAACCAAACCAACCGCGATATCACTGCGGCTGCATTACCAACAGTTACCGGTAATGTCAGCGGTAATGATTATTTACAATTACCTGTTTCTTTATTACCCGGAGAATTTTTCGGAGGAGCAGCCGGAACCTTTATCCCCGTTCGTTTTGGGGTTAAGTACAACGCTTCAGCCACTGTTCAGGTTCAGCAGTTATTATTTGATGGACAGGTCTTCATTGGCTTACAAGCCCGTAGAACTTCCATGGAATTCCAGACCAAGAACAAGGAAGTGACAGAAGAGATGATCAAAACGAACATTCACAAGATCTATTATCAACTGGTGGTCAGCAAAACACAGATCGATCTGTTGGATGCTAACATCAATCGATTATCGAAACTGGAAAATGATACCAGAGAGCTGTACAAAAATGGTTTTGCAGAGAAACTAGACCTCGACAAAATCGCAGTTCAGGTTGCGAATCTGCAAACAGAAAAGTTAAAAGCACTGAACAGTATCGATCTGGGATATATGGGACTAAAAACCTTAATGGGCATGCCGGTAAATGATACCCTGATCTTGACCGATCGTTTAAGTGAAGATCAGATCAGTAAAGATTTTACATTGGATACTGCCTACAATTATGCAGACAGAAAAGACTTTCAGTATTTAAGTCTGGGTAAAAAACTGAATGAGTTCAACATCAAACGTTATCAATTAAGCTATTTACCAACTGTTGCTTTATCAGGTTCCTATACAAAAAATGCACAGAGAAATAAGTTTGACTTTTTTGGTAAAGGTGATTGGTTCACGACTTCATTCATCGGCGTGAATGTATCGATTCCCATTTTTGATGGCTTTGGAAGAGATGCAAGGATCAAAAAAGCGCGTTTTGAATTGAAGCAAACAGAGAATCAGATCGATAACCTGAAACTCAGCATCGATAATGAAGTAGCGCAATCAAGAGTGAACTTCAAAACTGCCATTGCAACCATGAATTTTCAAAAGAAAAACATGCAGCTGGCGGAAAGTGTATATAACCAGACCAAGAAAAAATATGAAGTAGGTACCGGTTCAAATACCGAGATCACTGCAGCACAAACAGATCTGGTGACCGCACAAACCAATTATATCAGTGCCCTGTACAGTGCGATCATTGCCAGGGTAGATTATTTAAAAGCAATCGGAAAACTATAA
- a CDS encoding efflux RND transporter permease subunit, producing the protein MSALENIKGKFKEFGPTTWSIKNKTSIYLMMLFVSLAGIYQFITLPKEQFPDIVIPTIYVQTVYVGNSPKDIENLVTRPIEKQIKGITGAKIKKFTSTSQQDFSAIMVEFDTDVKTDIALQKVKDAVDKAKQDLPNDLTQEPTVLEVSFSEQPIMYVNLSGDYDLPRLKKYADDMKDKLEDLPQINRVDIVGAPEREFQINVDNYRMQSAGVTFDDITAAVQRENLDISGGLLEVGNMKRNLQLKGQLKTAFDLQQLIIRNANGAPIYLKDIAHVIDTIKERESYARLDGKNVVTLNIIKRSGENLIETSDGVKKIVEEGKGILYPTDMKAVITGDQSIQTRTSFNELVNSIIIGFVLVLIVLMFFMGVVNAFFVALSVPLSMFVAFVFLPGADLIVGTHVTLNFIVLFALLFGLGIIVDDAIVVIENTHRIFMEGKGKLTSAFSARIAAGEVFIPVLAGTLTTLAPFFPLLFWPGIIGKFMVYLPTMLIFTLAASLVVAFIMNPIFAVDFMNHEDEHGVKEPKSAIFKKRGFWIAIAIGILLDIAGATFWGNLLLFFMILVVFNRYILDDAIHNFQNKALPWIMSHYESLLRWALNGWRPVHLLLGTIALFFISMFIFVGSIGSGRIPVTFFPKGDPNQIFVYLKLPVGTNVEYTDSVTKVLEGRVNKILGTENGKQNPIVESVISNVAVGAGDPTAGDRSTRSELGRIQVSFVEFEKRHGVSTRPYLDQIRAAMKGIPGSEISVDQESGGPPTDPPINIEIASEDFDAMIKGATSLKNYLDSIQVPGVEELKMDVDLKNPEITLSIDRQRALIEGVSTAQIGMEIRTALFGREVSKVKEGKEEYKIQLRNNELQRKSLTDLLNMRISFRDMAAGGAVKHIPISALVKVEPTSTLGSVKRKNQKRLITLRSNVLTTEGYNATAVNQVLAKHIADFKGLPDGVTIKQTGEGEQQAETGAFLLKALLIALALILLILVLQFNSVSKPVIILTEIIFSVIGVFLGFSITGMEVSVLMTGLGIVGLAGIVVKNGILVIEFADELRSRGMKTKEAVIQAGKTRIIPVLLTALAAILAFIPIAVGFNINFVTLFSELNPRIFFGGDNVVFWKPLSWTIIFGLTFAFFMTLIIVPAMYLIAERLRRPMRRMFGGKWISFMGIPPLTIIFLLLMVATLIRNRMARKKREKRLKNVATVNQAFIGSWF; encoded by the coding sequence ATGAGTGCATTAGAAAATATAAAAGGTAAGTTCAAAGAATTCGGACCTACGACCTGGAGTATCAAAAACAAAACATCGATTTATCTGATGATGTTATTTGTGAGCTTGGCAGGTATCTACCAATTCATCACCTTACCCAAAGAGCAATTTCCGGATATCGTGATCCCTACTATCTACGTACAAACCGTATATGTAGGTAACTCACCAAAAGATATCGAGAATCTTGTTACCCGTCCTATTGAAAAACAAATCAAGGGTATTACCGGTGCCAAGATCAAAAAATTTACCAGTACATCGCAGCAGGATTTCTCTGCCATCATGGTAGAGTTTGATACCGATGTTAAAACAGATATCGCATTACAGAAGGTAAAAGATGCCGTAGATAAAGCAAAACAAGACCTTCCGAATGATCTTACACAAGAACCTACGGTTCTTGAAGTAAGCTTCAGCGAACAGCCCATCATGTATGTGAACCTGAGCGGTGATTATGATCTTCCCCGCTTGAAGAAATATGCAGATGACATGAAAGATAAACTGGAAGACCTGCCACAGATCAACCGCGTTGATATCGTTGGTGCTCCTGAGCGTGAATTCCAGATCAATGTCGACAATTATCGCATGCAAAGTGCTGGAGTGACTTTTGATGATATCACTGCTGCTGTACAACGTGAAAACCTTGACATTTCAGGCGGTCTGCTGGAAGTAGGGAACATGAAACGTAACCTGCAGTTAAAAGGGCAATTAAAAACTGCTTTTGATCTACAGCAGCTGATCATCAGAAATGCAAATGGCGCTCCTATTTACCTGAAAGATATTGCACATGTGATTGATACGATCAAAGAAAGAGAAAGTTATGCGCGATTGGATGGTAAAAATGTAGTAACACTGAACATCATTAAAAGAAGTGGTGAGAACCTGATCGAAACCAGTGATGGAGTTAAAAAGATCGTTGAAGAGGGTAAAGGTATTTTATATCCAACGGATATGAAAGCTGTGATCACAGGAGATCAAAGTATTCAGACCAGGACTTCATTCAATGAATTGGTAAACTCCATTATCATTGGGTTCGTACTGGTATTGATCGTATTGATGTTCTTCATGGGTGTAGTAAATGCATTCTTTGTGGCACTCTCTGTTCCACTGAGTATGTTTGTTGCCTTTGTATTCTTACCGGGCGCTGATCTTATCGTTGGAACACATGTTACACTCAACTTCATTGTACTGTTTGCGTTATTATTTGGATTGGGAATCATTGTGGATGATGCGATCGTAGTTATTGAAAATACGCACCGCATCTTTATGGAAGGCAAGGGTAAACTCACTTCCGCTTTTTCTGCGAGAATCGCAGCCGGAGAAGTTTTCATACCGGTATTAGCTGGTACATTAACTACACTTGCACCATTCTTCCCGCTATTATTCTGGCCGGGTATCATTGGTAAATTCATGGTATACCTGCCAACGATGTTGATCTTTACATTGGCCGCATCACTGGTAGTAGCATTTATCATGAACCCCATTTTTGCGGTTGACTTCATGAATCATGAAGACGAACACGGTGTAAAAGAACCGAAGAGTGCCATCTTCAAGAAGAGAGGTTTCTGGATCGCAATTGCCATTGGTATTTTATTGGATATCGCAGGCGCTACCTTCTGGGGTAACTTACTGCTGTTCTTCATGATATTGGTCGTATTCAACAGATATATTTTGGATGACGCCATCCATAATTTCCAGAATAAGGCTTTGCCATGGATCATGAGTCATTATGAAAGTTTATTGAGATGGGCATTGAACGGATGGAGACCCGTACACCTGTTATTGGGAACCATTGCATTGTTCTTTATCTCTATGTTCATATTTGTTGGCTCAATAGGAAGTGGACGTATTCCGGTTACATTCTTCCCGAAAGGTGATCCCAATCAAATTTTTGTCTACCTGAAATTACCTGTTGGTACAAATGTGGAATACACAGATTCTGTTACCAAAGTATTGGAAGGAAGGGTGAATAAAATATTGGGTACTGAGAATGGCAAACAAAATCCAATTGTAGAAAGTGTGATCAGTAACGTAGCGGTGGGTGCAGGTGACCCAACAGCAGGCGACAGAAGTACAAGAAGTGAATTGGGTCGTATCCAGGTTTCATTCGTAGAATTTGAAAAGAGACATGGGGTTTCTACTAGACCTTATCTGGATCAGATCCGTGCTGCGATGAAAGGTATTCCAGGCTCAGAAATTAGTGTGGATCAGGAAAGTGGCGGGCCGCCAACCGATCCTCCAATCAATATTGAGATCGCTAGTGAAGATTTTGATGCGATGATCAAAGGTGCTACATCACTTAAGAATTATCTGGATTCTATTCAGGTGCCCGGTGTAGAAGAATTGAAAATGGATGTGGATTTGAAAAACCCTGAGATCACTTTATCTATTGACAGACAACGTGCTTTGATCGAGGGTGTATCTACAGCACAGATCGGTATGGAAATTCGTACGGCATTATTCGGAAGAGAGGTTTCAAAAGTGAAGGAAGGAAAAGAAGAATATAAAATACAACTACGCAACAATGAATTGCAGCGTAAAAGCTTAACAGATCTGTTGAATATGCGTATCTCGTTCAGAGATATGGCAGCGGGTGGTGCAGTGAAACATATTCCAATCAGCGCATTGGTAAAAGTTGAACCAACAAGCACGCTGGGTAGTGTAAAAAGAAAGAATCAAAAACGTTTGATCACATTACGTTCTAATGTATTGACAACAGAAGGATACAATGCTACAGCCGTGAATCAGGTATTGGCAAAGCATATCGCAGACTTCAAAGGATTACCGGATGGTGTAACCATCAAACAAACCGGTGAAGGAGAACAACAAGCGGAAACAGGTGCCTTCTTATTGAAAGCATTATTGATCGCCCTTGCACTGATTCTTTTGATTCTCGTTTTACAATTCAACAGTGTAAGTAAGCCTGTGATCATTTTAACTGAGATCATTTTCAGTGTGATCGGTGTATTCCTTGGCTTCTCTATCACAGGAATGGAAGTATCCGTACTTATGACCGGACTCGGTATCGTAGGTCTGGCAGGTATCGTAGTGAAGAATGGTATCCTTGTGATCGAATTTGCGGATGAGTTACGCTCAAGAGGTATGAAGACAAAAGAAGCGGTGATCCAGGCAGGTAAAACACGTATCATTCCGGTACTGTTGACAGCTCTTGCCGCGATCCTGGCATTCATCCCGATTGCGGTTGGTTTCAATATCAATTTCGTGACATTGTTCTCTGAGTTAAATCCAAGGATCTTCTTTGGTGGTGATAATGTGGTATTCTGGAAGCCGTTGAGCTGGACCATCATCTTTGGTTTGACCTTTGCATTCTTCATGACCTTGATCATTGTACCTGCGATGTACCTGATCGCAGAACGTTTACGCAGACCTATGCGCAGAATGTTTGGCGGTAAGTGGATCAGCTTCATGGGTATTCCACCATTGACCATCATATTCTTGTTATTGATGGTGGCAACATTGATCAGAAATAGAATGGCTAGAAAGAAGAGAGAAAAACGTTTGAAAAATGTAGCAACAGTAAACCAAGCCTTTATTGGTAGTTGGTTCTAA
- the serC gene encoding 3-phosphoserine/phosphohydroxythreonine transaminase: MKVHNFNSGPSILPRTVMEQASQAILDFNGTGLSILEIGHRTTHFQDVLQEAISSVKQLMDLSDDHEVLFLHGGATTQFMQVPMNLLDEKATAAYHVNGIWGKKAATEAALFGNVTVVADSSDQQNTYIGKDFTVPASASYLHITSNNTVEGTQWHQFPETEVPLVADMSSDIFCRPADYKRFGLIYAGAQKNMGAAGVNMVVVRKDLLGKVSRKIPTIMDYQKHIDAGSLMNTPPVFAVYVSMLTLRWILQEGGLTEMERRNKAKSDLLYQTIDSLPLYRAQVVKSDRSLMNAVFFLNDPSLETAFLDLCKKENMIGVKGYRTVGGIRVSMYNALPLSSVEAICDLMKDFAIKHG; this comes from the coding sequence ATGAAGGTTCATAATTTTAATTCGGGTCCGTCTATTTTGCCTAGAACTGTGATGGAGCAAGCGTCACAGGCCATTCTTGACTTTAATGGAACAGGATTGTCGATCCTGGAGATCGGACATCGTACCACTCATTTTCAGGATGTTTTACAGGAAGCTATCAGTAGTGTTAAACAACTGATGGATTTAAGTGATGATCATGAAGTTTTATTCTTGCATGGAGGTGCTACCACACAATTCATGCAGGTGCCTATGAATTTATTGGATGAAAAAGCGACTGCTGCTTATCATGTCAATGGTATCTGGGGTAAGAAAGCAGCTACAGAAGCAGCTTTATTTGGAAATGTAACGGTGGTAGCAGACAGCTCAGACCAGCAGAATACATATATCGGAAAAGATTTTACAGTTCCTGCATCTGCTTCTTACTTACACATCACTTCTAATAATACCGTTGAAGGCACACAGTGGCATCAATTCCCGGAAACAGAAGTGCCATTAGTAGCAGATATGAGCAGTGATATCTTTTGCAGACCGGCTGATTACAAACGATTTGGATTGATCTATGCAGGAGCGCAGAAAAATATGGGAGCCGCAGGTGTGAATATGGTAGTGGTACGAAAAGATCTGTTAGGAAAAGTGAGCAGAAAAATTCCAACCATCATGGATTACCAAAAACATATTGATGCCGGATCATTGATGAATACACCACCGGTATTTGCAGTATATGTTAGTATGCTCACTTTGCGTTGGATTCTTCAAGAAGGAGGATTAACAGAGATGGAAAGAAGAAATAAAGCAAAATCCGATCTTTTATATCAAACCATTGATAGTCTTCCATTGTATCGTGCACAAGTGGTTAAATCGGATAGAAGCCTTATGAATGCTGTGTTTTTCCTGAATGATCCATCATTGGAAACAGCATTTTTGGATCTCTGCAAGAAAGAAAATATGATCGGTGTAAAAGGTTATCGAACAGTAGGTGGTATACGTGTAAGCATGTATAATGCATTGCCATTATCGAGTGTAGAAGCGATCTGTGATCTGATGAAAGACTTCGCAATAAAACATGGATGA
- a CDS encoding efflux RND transporter periplasmic adaptor subunit, with the protein MQKIFTILVLAASVTLVSCGAGSTEANSGAAAEQKAKLAELKKQKDGIDAEIAKLEAEIAKLDPASAKPDNAKLVALTAVAPETFTHYIDLQGKIESENISFVTPRGGGGQVKAVYIKRGDVVKKGQLILKLDDALQRQSVIAAEQGLETLKTQLSFAKTLYQKQKNLWEQNIGTEVQLITAKNNVETLENQLKSAEEQVKLSREQLAFTSVYSDVSGVAEDVNIRVGEIFAGPGQIKIVNTSNLKVTTEVPENYIDRVNNGTRLKVTLPDINKTIEAKISVSGKIINPISRSFFIEARMPNDKDFRPNQIAMVQIQDYTINNAITVPVNTLQNDEKGKYVMVAVKENGKMIAKKKMVVVGEFYGDKLEVKSGLQTGDMVITEGYQSLYDGQIITTNAK; encoded by the coding sequence ATGCAAAAGATATTCACTATTCTGGTACTCGCTGCTTCTGTAACACTGGTTTCCTGTGGTGCAGGTTCTACTGAAGCAAACAGCGGTGCCGCAGCTGAGCAAAAAGCAAAACTGGCTGAGTTAAAAAAACAAAAGGATGGCATTGATGCAGAGATCGCTAAGCTTGAAGCAGAAATTGCAAAATTAGATCCGGCTTCTGCCAAGCCAGACAATGCAAAACTAGTTGCATTAACAGCAGTAGCTCCTGAAACCTTTACGCATTATATCGATCTGCAGGGTAAGATCGAATCAGAGAATATTTCTTTCGTGACTCCACGCGGTGGTGGCGGACAAGTAAAAGCTGTCTATATCAAACGTGGAGATGTGGTGAAGAAAGGACAATTGATCTTAAAACTCGATGATGCTTTACAGCGTCAAAGTGTGATCGCAGCTGAACAAGGTCTTGAAACACTGAAGACACAATTGTCATTTGCTAAGACATTATATCAAAAGCAAAAGAATCTGTGGGAACAGAATATTGGTACTGAAGTGCAATTGATCACTGCAAAAAACAATGTAGAAACACTCGAGAACCAATTGAAAAGTGCTGAAGAGCAAGTAAAGCTAAGCAGAGAACAACTGGCTTTCACTTCTGTATACAGTGATGTAAGTGGTGTGGCTGAAGATGTGAACATTCGTGTGGGTGAGATCTTCGCCGGTCCGGGTCAGATCAAGATCGTCAATACAAGTAATCTGAAAGTAACCACTGAAGTTCCTGAAAACTATATTGACCGTGTGAATAACGGAACACGCTTAAAAGTAACCTTACCTGATATCAATAAGACCATTGAAGCGAAAATATCTGTATCGGGAAAAATCATCAATCCAATCAGCCGCAGCTTCTTTATTGAAGCAAGAATGCCGAATGATAAAGATTTCAGACCCAATCAAATTGCGATGGTACAGATCCAAGATTATACCATCAATAATGCCATCACTGTTCCTGTAAACACTTTACAGAATGATGAGAAAGGTAAGTATGTAATGGTAGCTGTTAAAGAAAACGGCAAGATGATCGCTAAAAAGAAAATGGTTGTTGTAGGAGAATTCTATGGTGATAAACTGGAAGTAAAATCCGGTTTACAGACAGGCGATATGGTAATTACAGAAGGCTATCAAAGTCTATATGATGGTCAGATAATTACTACCAACGCTAAGTAG